In a genomic window of Egibacteraceae bacterium:
- a CDS encoding LysR family transcriptional regulator encodes MAMTLRQLRTFLAVADAGSVQIAAESLFVSQPAVSAAVANLERELGVALVARHGRGLRLTTAGAAFADDVRTSLGLLEQGSRRARSIEDPANGIVRLVAVATAAERVLLPVVARFREQHPQTGVTIKVGNRTTVWEALRHHQADLVVAGRPPVAVPADTLARGENRLVVVGPALGTPRDGDAVHDLARETWLLREPGSGTRAAVDSLLDELGIDPPKMVLGSNAAIERGVAMGLGVGLIALDAAADRISQGSISVWDCPFTPIERPWHLVSYSGKPLGPTALALARSMVGPGGSLKATAEGRRILRG; translated from the coding sequence ATGGCTATGACGTTGAGGCAGCTCCGCACGTTCCTCGCGGTGGCGGACGCGGGGTCGGTCCAGATCGCAGCCGAATCCCTCTTCGTGTCGCAGCCAGCCGTCTCGGCCGCGGTGGCCAACCTCGAGCGGGAGCTGGGTGTGGCACTCGTCGCCCGCCACGGCCGCGGCCTCCGCCTCACCACGGCCGGAGCGGCCTTCGCCGACGACGTACGCACCAGCCTCGGCCTTCTTGAACAAGGCTCCCGTCGCGCCCGCAGCATCGAAGACCCGGCAAACGGCATCGTTCGCCTCGTCGCCGTGGCCACGGCGGCCGAGCGTGTGCTCCTGCCCGTCGTCGCCCGCTTTCGCGAGCAGCATCCCCAAACAGGTGTGACCATCAAGGTCGGGAACCGCACCACCGTGTGGGAGGCCTTGCGTCACCACCAAGCGGACCTCGTCGTCGCCGGGCGTCCGCCGGTAGCCGTCCCGGCGGATACCCTGGCCCGTGGCGAGAACCGACTCGTCGTCGTCGGCCCCGCCTTGGGGACGCCACGGGACGGCGATGCGGTGCACGACCTGGCGCGCGAGACCTGGTTGCTGCGCGAACCGGGATCTGGGACGCGCGCTGCGGTCGACTCCCTGCTCGACGAGCTGGGCATCGATCCGCCCAAGATGGTCCTCGGCTCCAACGCCGCCATCGAGCGAGGTGTGGCGATGGGGCTGGGGGTCGGGTTGATCGCACTCGACGCCGCTGCCGACCGCATCTCCCAGGGATCCATCTCTGTGTGGGACTGTCCCTTCACCCCCATCGAGCGGCCGTGGCACCTGGTTTCCTACTCGGGTAAACCGCTTGGCCCGACTGCCCTCGCACTGGCGAGATCGATGGTGGGGCCCGGCGGCAGCCTGAAGGCGACGGCCGAAGGGAGGCGGATCCTCCGGGGCTGA
- a CDS encoding DUF2309 domain-containing protein: protein MSNRSNGRRGRSARHTELLADVSKAAQIIAPLWPLTSFVAVNPLLGLQHLPFDDATAVARRWLRARTHMTLAAFRDAHERGVITDADLRHAIIEVAPKLAPQANLEIGERTVDAVEIVLLDLLVGPDDKPRDTAGDRVGRTNVETVRAVSWLVAAWCAVFVDETGVPWPMPRREHGFFRAWRELARHDRRLRRLAGPTGMQWLAQLPDDPVEALAASLDALDVDDGDRVDALREHLGRLPGWAGYARWYDEWAPPDHDRPPLRLVDLLAAQVAATATAAHGAAALPRPSLTGVDPQGGPALGPGRQPPQHENQMVENLLEHRVTAVLAALGTTSDDPSATSAVRDVLQQVPPSIRKSLWLEAQEGNFRDRLLGLLSRPDPGPATERPDVQAAFCIDVRSEGLERHLETCGPYETMGFAGFFGVPVRWRQLGSTVSQPRCPPLLTADHEVAEQPLVPDSALGYLTTRRAAGAARETFHAPKESLDGPFVLAEAAGYLMGPVAAARTLAPGLARRLTLMTRRLASPQTRPVVEAERDGSSGLALGERVSFADSIVRTMGLTRFARLVVFCGHGSHNVNNPHASSYDCGACGGAPGGPSARVAVAILNDPGVRAGLKERGITVPDDTLFVAAQHDTASDEVTVLDREAVPDSHERLVAAFERDVAVAGERLARERARRLPGDPRKVRVRGYDWAQVRPEWGLAGNAAFVVGPRSLTAGLDLACRVFLHSYDAEGDGDGSALETILTAPLVVGQWISAQYYFSSVDPDQFGAGDKTLHNPVGGIGVGLGEGGDLQVGLPAQAVGVGERRMHEPLRLLAIIQAPLERTDAIIQRNQVLQELIGGKWITVAGRSHGHEPWSIRSPGGTWTTWRPADDGVDHTNASLEVR from the coding sequence CCCGCCACACCGAACTCCTCGCCGATGTCTCCAAAGCGGCGCAGATCATCGCTCCGCTCTGGCCGCTGACCAGCTTCGTGGCGGTCAATCCCCTCCTCGGCCTGCAGCACCTGCCCTTCGACGACGCCACCGCCGTCGCCCGCCGGTGGTTGCGGGCACGCACCCACATGACGCTCGCCGCGTTCCGCGATGCCCACGAGCGCGGGGTCATCACCGATGCCGATCTCCGGCACGCCATCATCGAAGTCGCCCCGAAGCTCGCGCCGCAGGCCAACCTCGAGATCGGGGAGCGAACGGTCGATGCGGTGGAGATCGTCCTTTTGGACCTGCTCGTGGGACCGGACGACAAGCCCCGGGACACCGCCGGCGATCGGGTCGGCCGTACGAATGTAGAGACCGTCCGAGCGGTCAGCTGGCTCGTGGCCGCGTGGTGTGCAGTCTTCGTCGACGAGACCGGCGTCCCATGGCCCATGCCCCGCCGCGAGCACGGGTTCTTCCGTGCGTGGCGAGAGCTCGCGCGACACGACCGGCGGCTCCGGCGCCTCGCTGGCCCGACCGGCATGCAGTGGCTGGCCCAACTACCTGACGATCCGGTCGAGGCACTCGCCGCCTCCCTCGACGCGCTGGATGTCGACGACGGCGATCGCGTCGACGCCCTTCGCGAGCACCTCGGCCGGCTTCCGGGCTGGGCCGGGTACGCGCGCTGGTACGACGAGTGGGCTCCGCCCGACCACGATCGTCCCCCGTTGCGCCTCGTGGACCTGCTCGCCGCGCAGGTGGCCGCCACGGCAACGGCGGCCCATGGCGCAGCTGCGCTCCCCCGCCCGTCGCTGACCGGCGTCGACCCTCAGGGCGGCCCAGCGCTGGGCCCGGGCCGGCAGCCCCCGCAGCACGAGAACCAGATGGTCGAGAACCTCCTCGAGCACCGGGTGACGGCGGTGCTCGCCGCTCTCGGCACCACCTCCGACGATCCCTCCGCCACCTCCGCCGTGCGTGACGTCCTGCAGCAGGTGCCGCCGTCGATACGGAAGTCGCTGTGGCTCGAGGCGCAGGAGGGCAACTTCCGCGATCGTCTGCTGGGGCTGCTGAGCCGCCCGGACCCCGGCCCGGCGACCGAGCGGCCGGACGTGCAAGCGGCATTCTGCATCGACGTGCGCTCGGAGGGCCTGGAACGGCACCTGGAGACATGCGGCCCCTACGAGACCATGGGGTTCGCCGGGTTCTTCGGCGTTCCCGTGCGCTGGCGGCAGCTGGGGTCGACGGTGAGCCAGCCGCGCTGCCCTCCGCTGCTGACGGCTGACCACGAGGTCGCCGAGCAGCCGCTCGTCCCTGACAGCGCCCTCGGCTACCTCACCACCCGGCGAGCCGCCGGCGCAGCACGGGAGACCTTCCACGCCCCCAAAGAGAGCCTGGACGGTCCGTTCGTGCTCGCCGAGGCGGCGGGTTACCTCATGGGTCCCGTGGCCGCGGCCAGGACGCTGGCACCAGGCTTGGCGCGTCGCCTGACGCTGATGACGCGCCGACTAGCCTCCCCGCAGACACGCCCGGTTGTCGAGGCGGAACGCGACGGCAGCTCCGGCTTGGCGCTCGGGGAGCGGGTCTCCTTCGCCGACAGCATCGTCCGGACCATGGGCTTGACCCGCTTCGCCCGGCTCGTCGTGTTCTGCGGGCACGGCAGCCACAACGTCAACAACCCGCACGCATCCTCCTATGACTGCGGCGCGTGCGGCGGCGCCCCCGGTGGGCCCAGCGCCCGAGTGGCAGTGGCCATCCTCAACGACCCTGGGGTCCGTGCCGGGCTCAAAGAGCGAGGCATCACGGTGCCCGACGACACCCTCTTCGTTGCCGCCCAGCACGACACCGCCTCCGACGAAGTGACCGTTCTCGACCGCGAGGCCGTACCGGACAGCCACGAACGGCTGGTCGCAGCCTTCGAGCGGGACGTCGCGGTGGCCGGTGAACGGCTCGCACGCGAGCGCGCCAGGCGGCTCCCGGGAGATCCCCGGAAGGTCCGGGTCCGCGGGTACGACTGGGCGCAGGTGCGTCCTGAGTGGGGGCTCGCCGGCAATGCTGCGTTCGTCGTCGGACCCCGCTCGCTCACCGCCGGACTCGACCTGGCATGTCGCGTGTTCCTGCACTCCTACGATGCGGAGGGCGATGGCGACGGCAGCGCCCTGGAGACGATCCTCACCGCGCCGCTCGTCGTCGGCCAGTGGATCTCCGCTCAGTACTACTTCTCGTCGGTCGATCCCGACCAGTTCGGCGCGGGAGACAAGACGCTGCACAACCCGGTGGGCGGCATCGGCGTCGGCCTCGGCGAGGGGGGCGACCTCCAGGTCGGCCTCCCCGCGCAGGCGGTGGGCGTTGGAGAGCGTCGCATGCACGAACCGCTGCGCCTGCTCGCGATCATCCAGGCGCCCCTTGAGCGCACCGATGCGATCATCCAGCGCAACCAGGTGCTCCAGGAACTGATCGGCGGGAAGTGGATCACCGTGGCCGGCCGTTCGCACGGGCACGAGCCCTGGTCCATCCGCAGCCCGGGCGGCACGTGGACGACGTGGCGTCCCGCCGACGATGGCGTGGATCACACCAACGCATCGCTCGAGGTTCGATGA